Below is a genomic region from Mesorhizobium sp. NZP2298.
ACCGGGATTGCGCAAGTCGCCGTCGATGAGCAGCGTCCTGGCGCCGTTGGCGGCAAGCAGCCCGGCGAGATTGGCCGCCACCGTCGACTTGCCTTCGCCGGGAAGCACGGAGATGACGCCGATGACGCGGCTGCCTTGTCCCTCCATCACGACATCGAAGGCGATCTTGGCGCTGCGCAGCGTTTCGGCAAACATCGATGCCGGAGCGTCGATGCTCACCCTCATTCGCGCCCGCCTTTCAATGGCGGCCGGCGATCTGGCTGCCTTGGCATCCGGCTGAGCCTCGGCCGGCTTGTCGTCCTTGGCGGGTTTGCTGCCGATGGTCGGCAGGTAGCCGAGGAATTTGAGACCGACGCGGTCGCGCACCTCGTCACCGGTCCGGAAAAACCGCTCGTTGAATTCGTTGAGGGCGCCGAAGCCGGCCCCCATCAGCACACCGAGCACGAGCGAGAGCCCGAGCACGACAATGGTACGCGGGCTCGAGGCGGAGAGCGGCGTCGAGGCGTCCGAGATGATGCGGATCTTGCCGACCGGGAAGGATTGCTGCTGCGCGGCTTCCTCGTAGCGGCCGAGGAACGTCTGGTAGAGGGTCGTGAGCGCAGTCGCCTTCTGGTCGAGGTCGCGCAACTGGACCTGCGACTGGTTGTCGATGGAGCTCTTGCCCTGTGCGGCGGCGACATTGGCCCTGAGCGCGGTCTCGCGCGCCAGCGCCACCTCATATTCGTTGCGATAGCTTTCAGTGAGCTGCTTCAGTTCGCCGAAAATCTGCGCCGATATGTCGGCCTTTTCCTTCGCAAGCGCGACGGCCTGCGGATGTTCGGCACCGAAATTCGCCTCGACGTCCTGCTGCCGCTTGGCGACGGTGAGGTAGCGGGTCTTGAGCGCCGAAATGACCGAGCTGCTCGGCTGGTCGGCCGATATGGCCGCGTCCTTGAAGGCGTTGTCGGAGCCACTATCGACAATCGACTTGTACTGCTGGTAGCGGGCGCTGGCGCGAGCCGTGTCGGCCTGCGCCACGATCAGCTGGGCGTTGAGATCGGCAAGCTGCTTGTCGCTCATCAGCTGGCCATCGCTGTTGGCGGACAGGCCGTGCTCGGCCCTGAATTTCTCGACCGCGAGCGATGCCTGCTGCGAGCTCTCGCGCAGTTCCGTCAGCCGGCCCTGCAGCCAGACCGCCGCGCGCTCGGTGGCGTCGAAGCTGGCGTCGAGCTGATCGGCGAGGTAGGCGTCGGCATAGGCCTTGGTGATCGCGGTCGCCAGTCCCGGATCCGTCGCCTGATAGCCAAGCGCGATGACATAGCTTCGCCCGACACGCTCCGCCCGGATTTCGTTCTGCAGCTTGAGGATCGCGTAGTCACGGCGCGACGTGGCAATCAGCGCATCGCGGGCAGCCGGGTCGAGTTTGCCGATGTCACCAAGGCCCGGCATGGCCGGGCTGGGGCGGACATACTGGATCAGGCCGCGGATCAGGCCGACGCCCTGGGCAAGCGCCGACTGCGGCGGGTTCATGAAGGCATCGTTCTGGTCGAGCTTGAGCTTGTCGACGACCACCGCGGCAAGCCGCGTCGAGGTCAGTATCTCGATCTGGCTCAAAATGGCGGAATCGGTCTGCATGGTGGTCGACGCCGCCGAAATGTCGTCGACGATCTTGTTCAGGCCCTCATCGATCAGCACGCTTGAAACCGACACAAATTTGGGCGGCGTGGTCTGCAGATAGAGCATGCCCAGGAAAAGACCGATGGCGGCGCACACGGCAACCACCTTGGCCTGCCGCGCAGCCATGCCAAGCAGACGCTCGATATCGATGAAGTCTTCGCCGTCTCCTGCATCCGAATTCGGCAATGGCATCCTCTTGTCGAGAGGAAAGTTGGCATAGTTCATCGTCGGTCCAATCCCAGAGCCTGTTGCGTCCCGATCATCGGGCTGAGGCTCTATCTCTTTGTTTGGGCGCAATCTTTTCCGAAAACCGGGACTGACTTTCCGGGATCGTGCCTTGGCTTGCAGTTGCCTCGACGGCCGGGAGCATTGCCGTGGGCAACGCAAGCCTCATGCCAACCAGCGAGGAACCTGCCGGCCCCTCGCCAACAGTCATGTGACAATGCTCCCGAAAAATGGGCATTATGCGGCTTCTTCCTGGCGTTCATGCGACCGGACGAACTCCTGAAGCATCTCGAAAACCGGACCCTTCATGTCGTTGCGCGCCAGCGCGAAGGCGATGTTGGCCTGGATGAACCCTTCCTTGGACCCGCAGTCGAACATGCGCCCCAGGAAAGGCTGGGCAAAGAACGGCTGGTTCTTCGACAGGCGGACCATGGCGTCGGTCAGCTGGATCTCGTTGCCGGCACCACGTTGCTGATCGCCCAGCAGCGCGAAGATCTCGGGCTGCAGGATGTAGCGGCCGTTGATGTAGAAGTTCGACGGCGCGTTGGCCGGGGCCGGCTTCTCGACCATGGCCGTGACCTCGAAACCGCCGCCGATATCGGCGCCGCGGCCGACAATGCCGTATTTGTTGGTTTCGCTCGGATCGCAGCGCTCGACGGCGATCACATTGCCGCCCGTCTCGGCGTAGAGATCGGTGATCTCGGCCAGGCAGCCGCGCCCGCCGAAGGAGACCATGTCGGGCAGAAGCAGGGCGAAAGGCTCGTTGCCGATGACTTCGCGGGCGCACCAGACGGCGTGGCCGAGGCCTTGCGGCGACTGCTGGCGGATGAAGGACGTGGCGCCAGCCACAGGCAGCATGCTTTCGAGCGCCTCCAGCTGGGTCTTCTTGCCGGTCTGCTCCAGGGTGCCGATCAATTCCGGATGCAGGTCGAAATAGTCCTCGATGACGGCCTTGTTGCGGCCGGTCACGAACACGATGTGCTCGATGCCGGCTTCGAAGGCCTCGTCCACCGCATATTGCACGACAGGCCTGTCGACCACGGGAAGCATTTCCTTCGGCATCGACTTGGTCGCCGGCAGGAACCGTGTTCCAAGCCCCGCCACCGGTATCACGGCCTTCCTGATTTTCTTCATCGCAAATTCCTTCTGAGGAGATCGACTGCAGTCCATTCACAGGCCACGAAAAATCCCTCCATGTGCCTGCATCTTCACCTCCCCGCCCCCACGGCAAACTGTGCCGCTACTCGTCGCAACCGCACGGCGATCGGCATGCCCATATGCCTGACCGCCGCTGGGTCGCTGAGCGCCGTCCGGATCGCCTTGAGCGGGGACCGCGCCTTGATATGCTGGACCATCGCCAGGAAGGAGGCCGCCTTGCGCAGGCTGCGGCCGCGCCGGGCAAAGGCCGCCTGAGCTGCCTCATCCATCCGATGAGTTTGAGCGAATACGGCGTCCGCCTTGCGCATCGCTTCAACATGATGAAGTTCGAGCACACGCGAGATGGAGCCGCTGCGAATGTGATAGGCGTAGCCGATATCGGGCTCGACCACGCATCTGCCGCCCTTGGCCAGGGCTTCGGCAAACAGGATATAGTCCTCGCCGATCCTCAGTTTCTCGTCATAGCGAAGCCGGTTCTCGTCCAGGAACCGGCGCTGGAAGATCGGCTTAAGGTAGCCGAGGTTGAACTTCGATTCGAAGACGATGTTGCCGGCGATGTAGGTGGCCAGCGAAATCTCGCGCAAACCTTCCAGATACTGCCGCGGGAACATCGCATCCTCGACCACACCGTCCTCGCGGATGACCTGGAGATTGTCGACGGCGATCTGGGCATCGGCTTTTTCGGCGCGGTTGATCATGGCGGCGAGACGGCCGGGAAAGACGGCGTCGTCGGAATCGAGAACCGCGATCCACCTGCCGCGGGCGACGTCGAGGCCGGCATTCCTGGCGCCGCCGGGGCCGCGATTCCTGGCGAGCGCAACGACGCGCACGATGTCCCCGGGATAGGCCCGCGCCACATCGAGCGTGGCATCGCGCGACTGGTCGTCGACAACGATGATCTCGACCCTGACATCCTTCTGCGCGATGGCGCTGGCGATCGCCCTGTCGAGCGTCGCCTCGGCATTGTAGGCCGCGATCACAACGGAGACATCGGGGGCTGAGACATCGGGGGGCGGGGAAACGTCAGGCTGCACGCTTGCCCCCTTCCCCCGGCGAGGGTTGGCCATAGAGGCGGATTTCGCGGACGCCGACAAGACCGCTGACGACACCGACATGCATGATGCCGCGCAACACGCTACGGTTCCTGCGTACCGGGCTGGCGACGACGGGAAGTGCCGCAGCGAAACAATAGGCCGCCTTTGCCGCGGCCAGGCCGACATGCTTGATCAGCCCGATGCCGCGCGCATTGCCGCCCAGGAGGTGACCATGCGTCTGACCGACGCGAAAACGGCGCCGGCCAAGCCAGTCGAACGCGGCCCTGGCACGCGGCACCACCTCGTCCACCCAGGCGTCTTGAGAGAAGGCGATGCGGCCGCCTGCCGTGACCATCTGATCGAAGAACTCGGTGTCCTCGCCGCCGGTCTGGCCGCGCGCCAGGCTGAAGCGGCGGCCGCGCAAGCTGTCCGATCCCATACGCAGCAGGACATTGCAGGTGTAGCCGGTGCGGATTTCGCCGCGCACCCAGACGGGCAAGGTCGAATGGAAATCGCCACGCCGCATCCATTCGGGCGCATCCGGACGGTAGAGCGCGCGCACCGGGCCGAGCACGGCTGTTGCGCCGCTGTCCTCAGCCGTCGCGACCAGTTCGGCCAGCCAACGGGGCGAAGCAGTCTCGTCATCGTCGATGAAGGCGAGGAAATCCGCCTCGCTGGCATCCAGGCAAGCATTGCGGGCGACCGAGATGTTGCGCGCCGGAGCGTGCCGGTAGCGGATCGGCAATTTCAAATCCCGCGCCAGCGCCGTCACCAGGGCCTGCGCGCTTGGCGTCTCGTCATTGTCGGCAACGATGACGCTGACATCAAACCCTGCCGGCATTTCCATGGCGGCGAGCGAGCGCAGCGTATCGGCCAGCTCCGGCCGCCGGAACGTGCACACGCCGATGTCGATGACGCGGTTCTTGGCCTGAACCGCCATCACGCCACCCCGCGTCGCGCGCCAAGGCCGAGAAGCTGCAGCCAGAAGCCGACGGACCAGCCGAAATGCATGACCATCGCCGAGACGCCGGCGAGCGCGATGTCGGCATTGCGCTGGCGGATGGCCGTCACCAGACCGTAGCCCAGGCAAACCGCCGCCCAGACCAGCAAGGGCACAGCCGCGATCCAATGCACGAAGGAGAAGGCAGCCAGGAGAACCACCGGAAAGACCGCCAGCGGCACCATCTGCCGGACCTTCGGAATGACGCGGTGCTTCAGCACATTCTTGGCGCGGCCACGCCCATAACCGAGATACTGGAAATAGAGACCTTTGAGCGACCCGCGCGGGTAATAGACCATATGCGTCTTGCCGCTCATCCAGATCTTGTAGCCGGCTTGCCGCAGCCGATAGTCGAGTTCGGCATCCTCATTGTGGCTGAACGTCTCGTCATAGCCGCCGACAGCGCCGAAGGCCGAAATCCGCATCAGCGCGTGATGGCCATGGTCGACCCACTCTCCGGCGGAGAGGTGACGATGCTTGGAGCCACCGGTGCCGAGTTTCGAATTCTGCGCCGCCGCAACCGATTTCTGTACCGCGCCGCTGCCGCTGGTCAGCATCGAAACCACGACCGAATCCGCACCCGTGGCCAGCGCTTCCTCAAGCAGCCGGTCACAATAATCGTCGGGATAGCCGCCATGCGCGTCGATGCGGATCAGATAGTCCGCGCCCTCACCGAAAGTGCCAATGGCGAGATTGATCGCCGCGCTCTGGATGCGGCGCTTGTTGTGAAGCAGGATGACGCGCGAATCCTTCGCGGCGATCTGCTCGACAATGGCCAGCGTGCCATCGGTGCTGCCGCCATCGGCGATGATGATCCTGGCGCCCAGCCTTTGAGCCGCGGGCCGCAATTGATCAAGCAGCGTGCCGATATGGGTTGCCTCGTTCAGGCAGGGGATCACGATCAGGCTGGAGGGAAGCGCTTGCGTCATCAGGCGATGTCCATTCTATGCCATGGCTTCGGCCGCGAGGGGCTCGCGCACGGTGGTCAGGCGGCGCAATTTTTCGACCAGCGCCCTGCAGTCGCTGCGATCGTAGCTCCACGTCCTGGGATTATGGGCAAGCACGCGCGCCTTCAGCCTGCCGAAGCGGTGCTCTTCCATCTTGCCAAGCGCGGCCTCGAGCGCCTGGAAAGTCGGCTGGGGCAGGAGAATGCCGATATCCTGCTGGCTGAGGAACCGTCCCGTTTCCGTATGGCCCATCGAGATCGGCACCGCCCCGAAGCGACAGCCCTCATAGAGGCGGTTGGGCAGCAGCCATTCCGAATTCTGGCCCTCTTCGAAGAAATCGATCGCCCAGGCGAAATGGACGTCCTGGTAGATCGCCGCCATGTCCTCAGGGTTGCGGTAGGGTCCGCGAAACGACAGATAAGGCTCGGCATCGACGAAGTCATGGAAATCCGGGAATTCCGAGAGCGCCGGGCGGCCGCGCAGCACGACCTCGAAACGTCCATCCATGCGGCGCGTGAAATCGGCCAGCAGCCTGAGCGAGCGGCGACAGCGCAGCGCCCCGAACCAGCCGATCCGCCATGGCGGAGCGACAGGCCCCTCCACCGCCTCGCCTGTGCCCGGCAGGATCGCCGCCGCTTCGAAATACTTGTTCTCGACCAGTTCGACGGGGGCGGCGACCTGTCGGAAAGGTTTGAAATAGTTGGCGATGAAGGCGGGCGAACTGGTCACCAGGAGCTTCACGTCGCGCGCCAGATGGCGTTCGGTGGCGCGCAACGCCTTGCCGAGGACATCGTCGCGGAGCACCAGACGGTGGATATCGAGGCATTCATAGACAATCGGCACCTTTGCGCCGAAGGCCGACCCGGCGCGACGGGCAAGCGCCAGCATTTCCAGATTGCGCGCTATGATGAGATCGGGCCGCGGCGTGCCGCTCAGCTTCGCCCGAAGCGAAACCGTCGCTTTTGCCACCGCCGCAAGGCGTTGGGCGAATCGGCCGTCGCGCGTCGCGCCAAGGTCGATCGGCAGCAATCCTTCGATATCGGCAATTGGGGTGGCGGTGCGGCGGAAGCCCGCCAGGGTGACCTGGGCGCCACCTGTCCTGAGCATTGTGATCCGCCGGCGAACCGCCGGATCGGAGACATCGTGCACCAGGTACAAGACATGCAGCATGAAAACTCGACCGCTGTTTGACCCACCCAGGGGGAGCCTAGTACAGCTCTTGCTGCATCGCAACATTTTTGGTGCAGTGTAGCAAAATTAGTCACCTCTACCGCGCCGCACAAACATATCGCCTGCGGTCCACAAACTCTTGAGAATGACCCCGCAGTTGCGCCGCGCAAAAGCAATATGGCCCGCTGCGCAAGCAATTTCGGGCAGTTTCACCCATCTTGCGGCAACAAGGCGATCTCACCGGACGAGTCGCGAAGCCCCAGCGACAGAGATGGTGGTTAATCAATTCCTAAATAATGTATTGCAGTGCAACAAAAAATGATGTTGAATTCTTGCCAGGGAAGTTGGGTTTTGGAAGTTGGCTAGGGGGATCCGCGCCTGCATTGTGTTGCAGCGCGGTATATGATTGCAGCGCTGCTGCAGCTTTGGAATAGCCTGCGAATACCCCCTGATGCCACTGTGTCGATACGGGTGGTGCTGTATGAGCAAGGCTCTTCGTATTGCCGTCTATGACGACAAGTATCCGACCAGCTTCGTTACACCGCGAACATCCAGGCATACGATCTTGCGACAGCGATTTCTGCCGCTGAACCTGGTCTCGTCGAAGCTGGAAGGCGTGACGCTGATCGAACCAGCCCTGTCTGTCGACATGGTGCATGCGTTCAACCGGATACCGGTCAATTCCTCCAAATACATCATGTCGTTCGAATCCCATTTGCCCCGGCAATTCGCTCTTCGCAAACGTGGGCTGGTGGCGCGCTACCTGATGTCGCGGATCACCAACCCCAGTTGCCGCCGCATCATCGCCTTGTCGCATTTTGCCCGCAGAAGTCTGCTTGCCCAGCACTCCGACCATCCAGAACTGGACCTGCTGACGAAAAAACTGCTGGTCCGCCACCCGAACATCGTGGTGCCGGCAACGAAAGACGCGATGGCGCAAGACGTTGCCGAGGAGTTGGTGCTGACATTTATCGGCGCCCACTTTGGCCGCAAGGGCGGATGCGTGGCGGTCAAGATCGCGGAAAAGGCAGCCGAGCAAGATCTGCCCATTCGAGTGAACATCGTGTCCAGTCTGCAGGTTGGCGGCCATATATGGACGGATCCGACGAGCCCGGGCTTCTTCGACCCCTACATCAAGCTGCTCGAACTGCCGAACGTCCGGCATCACGGTGTGTTGCCAAACCAGGAGGTACGACAATTGCTGCGCAACTCGCATTTCGGCGTCCTCGCCACCTTTGGAGACACTTTCGGTTACTCGGCGCTGGAATCGATGTCCGAGCACACGCCGGTTCTTGGAACGAAGGTCTGCGCCTTGCCGGAATTCCTGGAGGATGGCGTCAACGGGATCTCATTGCCTGTGGAGCTCGACGATACCGGCGACTGGTCCAGCCCGGGATACGACGCGCGCGGGGAGGCGAAATACGCACGATATTTCCGCGATGAGGTCGAACGGCTCGCCAGCTTGGCCATCGAACGGCTGAAGCCGTATATCGGGCAACCGGCCTTGATGGCGCCGCTGCGACGCGAAGCCCGCAGGACCGCGGAGGTCATGTTCGCGGCAGAGCCAGCCGGCGCGTTCTTTGATGCGCTCTACGATCGTGTCGCAGCGGAAAAGGCCCGCCAGCCGGCACAAATCGATCCCGCCCTCGACGTTTCGTCTCCCCAGTCCCTGCCGCTTGAACCCCTTGAGCCCGTGTCATTGCCGTTGGCCCCTGACCCGCAGGTTGCAATGGGGCAAGTTCACCGCATTCCGACAGCCTCCGCGGCCTGAGCACCACTGCGAGCATTGCAACAGAGGCTCTTTTTGCCTGGGCGTTGGCCCACCGATCGAGAGGGACCACTCCGCCTGTTCTCGCTGCCCGGATCGCGCCCACACCCGCAAGGAAACTTTTTGTTGCATCGCAACATTTTGATGCGGCGTGGCAAAAAACCGCCTCACCGGGGTGCAAGACTCTTCGGGATGGCGCATGCCCAGCGCCACGGCGCCAAGGCCGCATCGAGTACGTCGCCGCCGACAAGGGCAAGGCGGCCAATGGAGGCTACCGATGAATTACACACGCAGAAAACTCCTGGCGCTTCTGGCCGCCTCCACGGCGGTCCAATCGGTCGCCAGCCAGGCACTGGCCGAGAGCGTCGTGGCGGGAAGCGGGGACGTCGTCCTCGACAAACTTCCCGACTGGGCCGATGTGAAACTCCAGCTTTGGAAATACTCCAATCCCTTCGCACCGTCGCAGTGGAGCGAGCCCAAGCTCGGAGGCTATGACTGGAAGGCCGCCAACGTCAAAATCGTCGATGGCGCACTTCAGCTTACCGTCAGCGAGAAAGCCTCGGCGGAGGTGATCTCGGGCAGCAATTCCGCATCCGCATCGGCGAAATGGGAGGTGGACGTAACGCTGCCGACGATGAAACCAGGGCTGATCGCGGCGCCACTCTGGATCTTTAACGACAAGGCCCATGAGGAGGTCGATTTCGAGATCGTAGGCACCAGGGGGTTACAACTCACCGTCTGGGCGAACGTCGATAACCAGCACAAGGCAGTCTGGGTAAAATGGATTCGGGTTGGCGACCTTTCGGGCAAACGATATCGTCTCGGCCTGCAATATGAGGCCGGGAAACGAGTTATCTTTTCCATCGATGGCCAGGAAGCCGCGGTCGTCACGCCGGCCGACACCACCGGCGGCGCCTTTCCGAACAAGCCCATGCAGCCGTATTTCGACCTTTGGGTAGCAGCAGGTGCCATCATGGACCCGCGCTGGGCCGGCAAATGGGAGCCGATGGCTCCGTCGGAAAGACTGGTCATGACCGTTCACGGATACAGGCGGACCGACATTTAGCCATGAGGTAACTTCTTGCACGAGATGCTGTCGTGGATAGCCTCGAGGAAGGGCGCAGGAGCCGATCCGGATATGCTGCATTGCAGCATTTTTGGTGCAGTGTAGCAAAAATCCACGTTTTCTGTTGCACTGCAAAATTATTGCCGTAGTTTGGGGTGGGTGGCGGTTGTGGATTTCGGATTTCCGGAATCCGCGCAAAGATCAGGAATCCTGAATTTGGAAGCCAATCCATTCGACCCGCCAGAAGGCTCGTTGCGCAAATCGGTCGGGCGCGGCGCGGTGGTGACCGCCCTGTCGCAATCGGTGCGGGTCGCGACACAGATCATATCCGTCATCGTGCTGTCGCGGCTGCTGTCACCGCAGGATTTCGGCGTCGTGGCGATGTGCGCGCCGGTTCTGGCATTCATCGCGCTGTTCCAGGATTTCGGCCTGACCCAGGCAACGATCCAGAAATCGGGCATCCGGCATGAGGAGGTGAACTACCTCTTCTGGATCAACGTCGCGGTCAGCGCGATCCTGGCCTGCGTGCTCGCGGGCGCGGCACCGCTGGTCGCGGCCTTCTACAGCGAGCCGCGCGTGGCCGGGCTGGTGGCCGCGTTCGGCCTGCAGATCATGGCCTATGGGCTCGGCGCCCAGCATCTGGCGCTTTTGACCCGGCGCATGCAGTTCGGGCGCCTGGCGATCATCGATGTCGCCAGCGCCATCGCCGGGCTGGTGGTATCGATCGCCTGGACCTTCATCGACCGTTCCTACTGGGCGCTGTTCGCCGGCACGCTGACCGGCGCGGTGCTGCCGACGCTGTGTTACTGGGCAAGCTCGCGGTGGCGGCCCGGCATGCCGCGCAAGGTCGCTGGCATCGGCGAACTGATCAATTTCGGCGCCGGCATCACCGGCTTCAACTTCGCCAATTTCTTCGCCCGCAACCTCGACAATGTGCTGATCGGTAAATACTGGGGCGAGCAGCAACTCGGCCTTTACGACCGCGCCTACAAGCTGCTTCTGTTCCCGCTCAGCCAGATCACCAATCCGCTGTCGAAGGTCATGGTGCCGGCGCTGTCCAGGCTGAAGGACGAACCGGACCGCTATCGCAGCGCCTATCTGCGCGTCATGCCGCTGATCCTTTTGGTGGCCTTGCCCGGCGTCGCCTTCGCTACCGCCATGTCGGATGTGCTGATCCCCTTCGTGCTCGGCGAGCAATGGCGCGCAAGCGCTTCGATCTTCCTGGCGCTCGGCTTTGCCGGGCTGCTGCAGCCGCTCAACAACCCGGCGGGCTGGCTTTTCGTCAGCCAGGGCCGCTCCGGTGACTTCATGCGCTGGGGCATCATCACGGCGGTGACGTCGGTGCTCGCTTTCGCGATCGGCCTGCCCTATGGCGCGCTCGGCGTGGCCATCGCCTATGCGGTCAGCGAATATCTGCGCACGCCGTTCCTGTGGCTCTATGTCGGCAAGAGCGGACCGCTGCGGGCCAGCCATGTGCTGCGCGCCGCGACCCCGTTCGTGCTCGGCGCGCATCTGGCGCTGGCGGCGGTCTGGCTGATCAAGCCGATGCTGCCGCAGCAACATGTCATCGCCTTGGCCAGCGGCGCCATTCTTGCCTACCTCATCACCATCGTCGTCGCGCTCGCCTTCGCATCCGGCCGCGAGGCCTTGCG
It encodes:
- a CDS encoding polysaccharide biosynthesis tyrosine autokinase, with product MNYANFPLDKRMPLPNSDAGDGEDFIDIERLLGMAARQAKVVAVCAAIGLFLGMLYLQTTPPKFVSVSSVLIDEGLNKIVDDISAASTTMQTDSAILSQIEILTSTRLAAVVVDKLKLDQNDAFMNPPQSALAQGVGLIRGLIQYVRPSPAMPGLGDIGKLDPAARDALIATSRRDYAILKLQNEIRAERVGRSYVIALGYQATDPGLATAITKAYADAYLADQLDASFDATERAAVWLQGRLTELRESSQQASLAVEKFRAEHGLSANSDGQLMSDKQLADLNAQLIVAQADTARASARYQQYKSIVDSGSDNAFKDAAISADQPSSSVISALKTRYLTVAKRQQDVEANFGAEHPQAVALAKEKADISAQIFGELKQLTESYRNEYEVALARETALRANVAAAQGKSSIDNQSQVQLRDLDQKATALTTLYQTFLGRYEEAAQQQSFPVGKIRIISDASTPLSASSPRTIVVLGLSLVLGVLMGAGFGALNEFNERFFRTGDEVRDRVGLKFLGYLPTIGSKPAKDDKPAEAQPDAKAARSPAAIERRARMRVSIDAPASMFAETLRSAKIAFDVVMEGQGSRVIGVISVLPGEGKSTVAANLAGLLAANGARTLLIDGDLRNPGLSRSLGMEAEQGLMEAVVSGQTWQSVGKIDRQTKLAIIPAVLRGHFSHTSELLSSAGMRRFIENAKETFEYIVVDLPPLGPVVDAKAFAPLVDGFVLVTEWGRTPRAMVRSMLESEPYVANKIVGVVLNKVDLKKLAKYGSFGASEKFFDKYSTYYLDKSEVRSKAPV
- a CDS encoding UTP--glucose-1-phosphate uridylyltransferase; translation: MKKIRKAVIPVAGLGTRFLPATKSMPKEMLPVVDRPVVQYAVDEAFEAGIEHIVFVTGRNKAVIEDYFDLHPELIGTLEQTGKKTQLEALESMLPVAGATSFIRQQSPQGLGHAVWCAREVIGNEPFALLLPDMVSFGGRGCLAEITDLYAETGGNVIAVERCDPSETNKYGIVGRGADIGGGFEVTAMVEKPAPANAPSNFYINGRYILQPEIFALLGDQQRGAGNEIQLTDAMVRLSKNQPFFAQPFLGRMFDCGSKEGFIQANIAFALARNDMKGPVFEMLQEFVRSHERQEEAA
- a CDS encoding glycosyltransferase family 2 protein, which gives rise to MQPDVSPPPDVSAPDVSVVIAAYNAEATLDRAIASAIAQKDVRVEIIVVDDQSRDATLDVARAYPGDIVRVVALARNRGPGGARNAGLDVARGRWIAVLDSDDAVFPGRLAAMINRAEKADAQIAVDNLQVIREDGVVEDAMFPRQYLEGLREISLATYIAGNIVFESKFNLGYLKPIFQRRFLDENRLRYDEKLRIGEDYILFAEALAKGGRCVVEPDIGYAYHIRSGSISRVLELHHVEAMRKADAVFAQTHRMDEAAQAAFARRGRSLRKAASFLAMVQHIKARSPLKAIRTALSDPAAVRHMGMPIAVRLRRVAAQFAVGAGR
- a CDS encoding glycosyltransferase, producing MAVQAKNRVIDIGVCTFRRPELADTLRSLAAMEMPAGFDVSVIVADNDETPSAQALVTALARDLKLPIRYRHAPARNISVARNACLDASEADFLAFIDDDETASPRWLAELVATAEDSGATAVLGPVRALYRPDAPEWMRRGDFHSTLPVWVRGEIRTGYTCNVLLRMGSDSLRGRRFSLARGQTGGEDTEFFDQMVTAGGRIAFSQDAWVDEVVPRARAAFDWLGRRRFRVGQTHGHLLGGNARGIGLIKHVGLAAAKAAYCFAAALPVVASPVRRNRSVLRGIMHVGVVSGLVGVREIRLYGQPSPGEGGKRAA
- a CDS encoding glycosyltransferase family 2 protein, with the translated sequence MTQALPSSLIVIPCLNEATHIGTLLDQLRPAAQRLGARIIIADGGSTDGTLAIVEQIAAKDSRVILLHNKRRIQSAAINLAIGTFGEGADYLIRIDAHGGYPDDYCDRLLEEALATGADSVVVSMLTSGSGAVQKSVAAAQNSKLGTGGSKHRHLSAGEWVDHGHHALMRISAFGAVGGYDETFSHNEDAELDYRLRQAGYKIWMSGKTHMVYYPRGSLKGLYFQYLGYGRGRAKNVLKHRVIPKVRQMVPLAVFPVVLLAAFSFVHWIAAVPLLVWAAVCLGYGLVTAIRQRNADIALAGVSAMVMHFGWSVGFWLQLLGLGARRGVA
- a CDS encoding glycosyl transferase family 1 produces the protein MLHVLYLVHDVSDPAVRRRITMLRTGGAQVTLAGFRRTATPIADIEGLLPIDLGATRDGRFAQRLAAVAKATVSLRAKLSGTPRPDLIIARNLEMLALARRAGSAFGAKVPIVYECLDIHRLVLRDDVLGKALRATERHLARDVKLLVTSSPAFIANYFKPFRQVAAPVELVENKYFEAAAILPGTGEAVEGPVAPPWRIGWFGALRCRRSLRLLADFTRRMDGRFEVVLRGRPALSEFPDFHDFVDAEPYLSFRGPYRNPEDMAAIYQDVHFAWAIDFFEEGQNSEWLLPNRLYEGCRFGAVPISMGHTETGRFLSQQDIGILLPQPTFQALEAALGKMEEHRFGRLKARVLAHNPRTWSYDRSDCRALVEKLRRLTTVREPLAAEAMA
- a CDS encoding glycosyltransferase family 4 protein, which encodes MSKALRIAVYDDKYPTSFVTPRTSRHTILRQRFLPLNLVSSKLEGVTLIEPALSVDMVHAFNRIPVNSSKYIMSFESHLPRQFALRKRGLVARYLMSRITNPSCRRIIALSHFARRSLLAQHSDHPELDLLTKKLLVRHPNIVVPATKDAMAQDVAEELVLTFIGAHFGRKGGCVAVKIAEKAAEQDLPIRVNIVSSLQVGGHIWTDPTSPGFFDPYIKLLELPNVRHHGVLPNQEVRQLLRNSHFGVLATFGDTFGYSALESMSEHTPVLGTKVCALPEFLEDGVNGISLPVELDDTGDWSSPGYDARGEAKYARYFRDEVERLASLAIERLKPYIGQPALMAPLRREARRTAEVMFAAEPAGAFFDALYDRVAAEKARQPAQIDPALDVSSPQSLPLEPLEPVSLPLAPDPQVAMGQVHRIPTASAA
- a CDS encoding family 16 glycosylhydrolase; the protein is MNYTRRKLLALLAASTAVQSVASQALAESVVAGSGDVVLDKLPDWADVKLQLWKYSNPFAPSQWSEPKLGGYDWKAANVKIVDGALQLTVSEKASAEVISGSNSASASAKWEVDVTLPTMKPGLIAAPLWIFNDKAHEEVDFEIVGTRGLQLTVWANVDNQHKAVWVKWIRVGDLSGKRYRLGLQYEAGKRVIFSIDGQEAAVVTPADTTGGAFPNKPMQPYFDLWVAAGAIMDPRWAGKWEPMAPSERLVMTVHGYRRTDI
- a CDS encoding lipopolysaccharide biosynthesis protein, coding for MEANPFDPPEGSLRKSVGRGAVVTALSQSVRVATQIISVIVLSRLLSPQDFGVVAMCAPVLAFIALFQDFGLTQATIQKSGIRHEEVNYLFWINVAVSAILACVLAGAAPLVAAFYSEPRVAGLVAAFGLQIMAYGLGAQHLALLTRRMQFGRLAIIDVASAIAGLVVSIAWTFIDRSYWALFAGTLTGAVLPTLCYWASSRWRPGMPRKVAGIGELINFGAGITGFNFANFFARNLDNVLIGKYWGEQQLGLYDRAYKLLLFPLSQITNPLSKVMVPALSRLKDEPDRYRSAYLRVMPLILLVALPGVAFATAMSDVLIPFVLGEQWRASASIFLALGFAGLLQPLNNPAGWLFVSQGRSGDFMRWGIITAVTSVLAFAIGLPYGALGVAIAYAVSEYLRTPFLWLYVGKSGPLRASHVLRAATPFVLGAHLALAAVWLIKPMLPQQHVIALASGAILAYLITIVVALAFASGREALREALKMLPARQPAATPREAQ